The proteins below are encoded in one region of Zerene cesonia ecotype Mississippi chromosome 10, Zerene_cesonia_1.1, whole genome shotgun sequence:
- the LOC119829372 gene encoding pancreatic triacylglycerol lipase-like, translating into MALIPVILAAANVNVVVVDWSAGANAINYRIVNWNSVSSGEAVARFIDWVNDITGSNPGQYHIIGHGVGGHQAGVVGRNVKGQIDYITGLDPALIGWVNNIDRFAPNDALYTEVIHTNYGVNGYLADLAQVDFYPNGGISMPGCGSNECDHARSFFYFAESITSGGFTGRECLNYYAAVLRMCDFHSGRLQMGGLTPKLGKTGVYFLETNPAPPFSQG; encoded by the exons ATGGCTTTAATACCAG TAATTCTGGCAGCTGCCAATGTGAACGTCGTTGTTGTGGACTGGTCCGCTGGAGCAAATGCCATTAACTATAGAATTGTCAACTGGAACAGTGTATCTTCAGGAGAGGCGGTGGCTAGATTTATAGACTGGGTCAATGACATAACAGGATCAAACCCTGGgcaatatcatattattggACACGGTGTTGGTGGCCACCAAGCTGGTGTTGTTGGCAGAAATGTTAAGGGACAAATTGATTATATAACAG GATTAGATCCCGCTTTAATTGGATGGGTAAATAACATTGATCGATTTGCTCCCAACGACGCTCTCTACACAGAAGTAATTCATACAAACTACGGTGTCAATGGTTACTTGGCTGATTTAGCGCAAGTGGATTTCTATCCTAACGGTGGTATTTCTATGCCTGGCTGCGGCTCAAACGAATGCGACCATGCCAGAAGTTTCTTTTACTTCGCAGAATCAATAACATCGGGAGGTTTTACTGGCAGAGaatgcttaaattattatgcagCTGTGTTGAGAATGTGTGATTTCCACTCGGGCCGCTTACAAATGGGTGGATTGACACCGAAACTTGG gaAAACTGGTGTATACTTCTTGGAGACAAACCCTGCTCCACCATTCTCCCAGGGTTAA
- the LOC119829618 gene encoding pancreatic triacylglycerol lipase-like — protein sequence MYGVVRLVLVLCAALAAHGYPMQTTDAVFHLFTQSNPTVSEPLLPSIVSISMSSFSNSRKTIIAIHSNGEGVTGNFIAHLVPAHLRAEDVNILAVDWSRGSFGYSVGVANVPQLGDLIANFVNILINSFGYNVNLIRIVGFGLGGHAAGAAARKINGVVPHIVALDPPLLGWTHNPHKLKSDDAAFVEVLHTSAGAYGYGEPLGKIDFYANGGAQQPMCGADYSCSHMYSYVYYAESITADASGASKFIGTACGSRQDAEQLTCSGNRDATFGGTANKSTESGIYIFLTNIRPPFARG from the exons ATGTACGGGGTAGTTAGACTTGTGCTCGTCCTATGCGCTGCTTTGGCAG CGCATGGATACCCTATGCAGACAACAGATGCTgtctttcatttatttacccA GTCCAATCCTACAGTGAGCGAGCCTCTTCTGCCATCCATAGTTTCTATTTCTATGTCTTCGTTCTCGAACAGTCGCAAAACAATCATAGCTATACATAGTAACGGCGAAGGTGTTACTGGAAACTTTATCGCCCATCTTGTGCCAG CTCACCTCAGAGCAGAAGACGTCAACATATTAGCAGTAGATTGGAGCCGTGGGTCATTCGGTTACTCCGTGGGTGTTGCTAATGTTCCCCAGCTCGGCGACCTAATTGCGAactttgtaaacattttgataaatagCTTTGGATACAACGTGAACCTTATCCGCATCGTCGGATTTGGCTTGGGTGGCCATGCTGCTGGAGCTGCTGCCAGAAAGATTAATGGCGTCGTTCCTCACATAGTCG CTCTAGACCCCCCACTTCTTGGTTGGACGCACAATCCTCACAAGCTAAAGTCTGATGACGCAGCCTTCGTTGAGGTCCTACACACATCAGCGGGAGCATACGGCTATGGCGAACCTTTGGGAAAAATTGACTTCTATGCTAACGGTGGAGCTCAACAACCTATGTGTGGGGCGGACTATTCTTGCTCTCACATGTACTCTTACGTGTACTATGCAGAATCTATCACCGCTGATGCCTCAGGTGCATCTAAATTCATTGGGACCGCTTGTGGTTCTCGACAAGATGCCGAACAGTTGACCTGCAGTGGTAACCGTGACGCCACTTTCGGAGGCACAGCTAATAAATCGac ggAATCTGGCATATACATTTTCCTAACAAATATTCGTCCACCCTTCGCAAGAGGATGA
- the LOC119829373 gene encoding pancreatic triacylglycerol lipase-like, with the protein MAGICGISIDTYFFMSFLTFVVRAHRSPCRAPRRSWLWSGVCAASSIPLVPGDNSHYVEGESRYIWMPDGEGVPQLVDLQEPVNEAFLQSRNGANNRYWLFTRQNRNSAQTLTNGNANSVHNSNYRGNRPLKVIVHGWDSDGNSNMNPLITSAFLDTQDCNVIVVDWRQLANQNYNTAASGVPDVGNHLGRFLQWLFNTAGGNWNNVHLVGFSLGAHYLI; encoded by the exons atggcCGGTATCTGTGGCATATCAATTGATACGTACTTCTTCATGAGCTTTCTAACATTTGTTGTCCGCGCTCACCGCTCCCCTTGCCGGGCGCCGCGCCGCTCTTGGCTGTGGTCAGGAG TGTGCGCCGCTAGTTCCATTCCGCTGGTGCCAGGGGATAACAGCCATTATGTAGAAGGTGAAAGTCGTTATATTTGGATGCCCGATGGTGAGGGCGTTCCACAGCTTGTAGATTTACAAGAACCAGTAAACGAGGCTTTCCTTCAATCAAGAAACGGGGCAAACAATCGGTACTGGCTGTTTACTAG GCAAAATCGTAATAGCGCTCAAACATTAACAAACGGAAATGCAAACTCCGTACATAATTCTAATTATCGCGGAAACCGCCCACTAAAAGTTATCGTTCACGGGTGGGATAGTGATGGTAATTCTAATATGAATCCTTTGATAACTTCTGCATTTCTCGACACGCAAGATTGTAATGTAATTGTTGTTGACTGGCGGCAACTTGCTAACCAAAACTATAATACCGCGGCTAGTGGAGTTCCCGATGTTGGAAACCATCTGGGCAGATTTCTACAATGGCTTTTCAACACAGCTGGTGGTAACTGGAACAATGTCCATTTAGTCGGGTTTAGTTTGGGAGCTCAC TATCTGATTTAG
- the LOC119829374 gene encoding lipase member I-like: protein MNFTPGGNWNNVHLVGFSLGAHVVGNAGRTGGGQARRVTGLDPAGPTWGGNSNALNRNSGRYVEAIHTDGRALGIMNAIADADFYPNGGRHPQPGCVLNSCSHGRATEFFAATIRHNHLVGRRCPNIWEAELSTCNGATLNMGNGNLSKSGSGIYGLLTGRNWPF from the exons atgaattttacaC CTGGTGGTAACTGGAACAATGTCCATTTAGTCGGGTTTAGTTTGGGAGCTCACGTGGTTGGTAACGCTGGCCGTACCGGTGGAGGTCAGGCGAGACGTGTCACAG gTTTGGATCCAGCTGGTCCTACTTGGGGAGGAAACTCAAATGCTCTTAATCGTAACTCAGGCAGATATGTTGAAGCTATACATACCGACGGACGTGCGCTTGGAATCATGAACGCAATTGCAGATGCTGACTTCTATCCCAATGGTGGAAGACATCCTCAACCAGGATGTGTGCTAAACTCATGCTCGCATGGGCGTGCCACTGAGTTCTTTGCCGCCACAATTCGTCATAACCACTTAGTGGGCAGACGATGCCCAAATATTTGGGAGGCTGAACTTTCAACATGCAATGGAGCAACCCTGAATATGGGTAACGGAAACCTATCCAAGAGTGG GAGCGGCATCTATGGTCTACTCACGGGACGAAATTGGCCATTCTAA